The following proteins are co-located in the Syngnathus scovelli strain Florida chromosome 5, RoL_Ssco_1.2, whole genome shotgun sequence genome:
- the ttbk1a gene encoding tau-tubulin kinase 1: MINGSFKLGAARVLHGWQMQCLGPAHQDNANMNGTAEQADILPPNCMVKDRWKVLKKIGGGGFGEIYEALDLLTRENVALKVESAQQPKQVLKMEVAVLKKLQGKNHVCKFIGCGRNDKFNYVVMQLQGRNLADLRRSQPRGTFTMSTTLRLGKQILESIEAIHSVGFLHRDIKPSNFAMGRLPSTYRKCYMLDFGLARQYTNTTGEVRPPRTVAGFRGTVRYASVNAHKNKEMGRHDDLWSLFYMLVEFAVGQLPWRKIKDKEQVGQIKERYDHRMLLKHMPSEFNVFLDHVLALDYYTKPDYQLLMSVFESSMKERIITENEPFDWEKAGSDVTVSTSASTQPQHNTRPTAAMLGAIVTPVPGDPQRENTDDVLQDEHLSDQENAPPPPARPLGESLGQRGGEPGEAWEDTDFNRNRLRISLNKEEEAPGHAACPVSPVRGGAPDSPTGQGRSLRYRRVNSPESERLSAAEGRGDAYGQRSRMDMLGSPSRHVYSSQPAQMLSVDPGCRGDRQASGRQEVSAASADQEAHSNAFIRSVPLAEEEDFDSKEWVIIDKEAELRDFHPTTSGTTDEEPEELRPLEEQDERRKTRAGPEPVVRPKTQGRGLLMLTEEEAAARRSFGAGASPAHSACHSLPSARPRRRESEPNGPHRPVAASAAASSPPASPVASSSPPASPDYRTKGDGDERERFHILPKLQAKRGDFLTVMLTGSLPQRRAFTAAASDDAPQEPVGPKDDDVTKSQSDSEASPKSSERSQDAAPSTLMAEDQRGAREHPSEADPDLEDASKTLVLFSPGDTRKSPSGEQAAEGELSTPSGAIPRQERDSEMARPSETARPSETARLSETGRLSPAALRLDARPPTPVAPASPPFTKVERTFVHIAETSHLNIMSSNGHAARETEGPGPELPVRDASEPSEGRPAETSVFSSEPPHSAEPLRQKSSKEEASPTRTKAEPPVALESKIRSRIPLLISESEVRRSPSARARLQRHGDVDSPRVLVRRQQSRWMRRRLCSGTSSSLSSGDGEYRGPSESLSAAGSEEDTRASDRAERNSGVTRSDRRDRVGSGSRIPRPIGRPPGKAPAAQSPLVSSSASCSTPRKQRSQPKSAARSSSACPRTAGAACVQSGSPRAPLPVLSGSRRSLSSTHCRNDSPSPLRGPPLSVRAPTVPVLPPRNLAAAMRRSASQEPASSGGVASARWSRFKTSVKGSSREKALSAR; encoded by the exons ATG ATCAATGGCTCGTTCAAGCTGGGAGCTGCTCGCGTTCTTCACGGGTGGCAGATGCAGTGCCTAGGTCCCGCCCACCAGGACAACGCCAACATGAACGGGACGGCCGAGCAGGCCGACATCCTGCCGCCCAACTGCATGGTCAAGGACCGATGGAAAGTG CTGAAGAAGATCGGCGGCGGCGGTTTCGGCGAAATCTACGAGGCGCTGGATCTGTTGACTCGGGAGAACGTGGCCCTCAAGGTGGAGTCGGCCCAGCAGCCCAAACAGGTCCTCAAGATGGAGGTGGCCGTGCTCAAGAAGCTGCAGG GTAAAAACCACGTGTGCAAATTCATCGGCTGCGGCAGGAACGATAAATTCAACTACGTGGTGATGCAGCTTCAG GGTCGCAACCTGGCCGACTTGCGGCGCAGCCAGCCTCGAGGGACCTTCACCATGAGCACCACGCTCAGGCTCGGCAAGCAGATCCTGGAGTCCATCGAAGCCATTCACTCGGTCGGATTCCTCCACCGGGACATCAAACCT TCCAACTTTGCAATGGGTCGCCTGCCGTCCACGTACAGGAAGTGCTACATGCTGGACTTTGGTCTGGCCCGCCAGTACACCAACACCACCGGCGAGGTCCGGCCG CCCAGGACGGTGGCGGGTTTCCGCGGGACGGTCCGTTACGCTTCGGTCAACGCGCACAAAAACAAG GAAATGGGTCGCCACGACGACCTGTGGTCGCTCTTCTACATGTTGGTGGAGTTTGCCGTCGGCCAGCTGCCTTGGAGGAAAATCAAAGACAAG GAGCAAGTGGGTCAAATCAAAGAGCGTTACGACCACCGCATGCTGCTCAAACACATGCCGTCCGAGTTCAACGTCTTCCTGGACCACGTCCTCGCCCTCGACTACTACACCAAACCCGACTACCAG CTTCTGATGTCAGTGTTCGAGAGCAGCATGAAGGAACGGATCATCACGGAGAACGAGCCTTTCGATTGGGAGAAGGCGGGGAGCGACGTCACCGTGTCCACCAGCGCCTCCACCCAACCGCAGCACAACACGCGGCCCACCGCCGCCATGCTGGG GGCCATCGTGACGCCGGTGCCCGGAGACCCCCAGCGCGAGAACACTGATGACGTCCTTCAGGACGAGCACCTGAGCGACCAGGAGAACGCTCCGCCCCCGCCGGCCCGACCCCTCGGCGAGTCGCTCGGCCAGCGTGGCGGCGAGCCCGGCGAAGCCTGGGAGGACACTGACTTCAATCGCAACAGACTCAGGATCAGCTTGaacaag GAGGAAGAGGCCCCGGGGCACGCCGCCTGTCCGGTGTCGCCGGTTCGGGGCGGAGCTCCCGATTCACCGACGGGCCAGGGGCGGTCCTTACGATACCGCCGAGTCAACAGCCCCGAGTCGGAACGTCTGTCCGCCGCCGAGGGACGCGGGGACGCCTACGGACAGAG GTCTCGTATGGACATGCTGGGCTCTCCTTCGCGCCACGTGTACTCGTCGCAGCCGGCGCAGATGCTGTCGGTGGACCCCGGTTGCCGCGGCGATCGGCAGGCCAGCGGCAGACAGGAAGTGTCGGCGGCGTCGGCCGACCAGGAGGCTCACAGCAACGCTTTCATCCGCTCCGTGCCGCTCGCCGAGGAAGAGGACTTTGACAGCAAGGAGTGGGTGATCATCGacaaggaggcggagcttcgagaCTTCCACCCCACCACGTCGGGCACCACCGACGAGGAGCCCGAGGAGCTGCGCCCGCTGGAGGAGCAGGACGAGCGAAGGAAGACCAGGGCGGGGCCAG AGCCGGTGGTCCGCCCCAAGACGCAAGGCCGGGGATTGCTCATGCTCaccgaggaggaggcggcggcgcggAGGAGCTTTGGTGCCGGCGCCAGCCCCGCCCACTCGGCGTGTCACTCGCTGCCGTCGGCGCGCCCTCGGCGGAGAGAGTCGGAGCCCAACGGACCGCACCGGCCG GTGGCCGCCTCGGCCGCGGCCTCCTCGCCGCCAGCCTCACCCGTGGCCTCCTCCTCGCCGCCAGCCTCGCCCGACTACCGCACCAAAGGCGACGGCGACGAGCGCGAGCGCTTCCACATCTTGCCCAAGCTGCAGGCCAAGCGCGGCGACTTCCTGACGGTGATGCTGACGGGGAGTCTCCCGCAGCGGCGCGCCTtcaccgccgccgccagcgACGACGCCCCGCAGGAACCCGTCGGCCCCAAAGACGACGACGTGACCAAGAGCCAGTCCGACAGCGAGGCCAGTCCCAAGAGCTCCGAGCGCAGCCAGGACGCCGCGCCTTCCACGCTCATGGCCGAGGACCAGCGCGGCGCCAGGGAGCACCCTTCCGAGGCCGACCCCGACCTGGAGGACGCCTCCAAGACCTTGGTCCTCTTCTCCCCGGGTGACACTCGCAAGTCCCCCTCAGGGGAGCAGGCGGCCGAGGGCGAATTGTCCACCCCTTCGGGAGCCATCCCCCGCCAGGAACGGGACTCCGAGATGGCTCGCCCGTCAGAGACGGCTCGCCCGTCAGAGACGGCTCGCCTGTCAGAGACGGGTCGCCTGTCTCCCGCCGCTCTGCGACTGGACGCGCGGCCGCCCACCCCTGTCGCGCCAGCGTCGCCCCCCTTTACCAAAGTGGAGCGTACCTTTGTCCACATAGCAGAGACCTCCCACCTGAATATCATGTCTTCCAACGGGCACGCCGCTCGGGAGACGGAAGGCCCGGGACCCGAGCTTCCGGTCCGAGATGCTTCGGAGCCGTCCGAGGGCCGTCCggccgagacgagcgtcttttCATCGGAACCTCCGCATTCGGCCGAGCCTCTGCGCCAAAAATCATCCAAGGAGGAAGCCTCTCCGACGCGCACCAAAGCAGAACCTCCCGTGGCCCTCGAGAGCAAAATCAGGAGCAGAATTCCTCTTCTGATCTCAGAGTCCGAGGTGCGGCGCTCCCCGTCGGCCCGGGCTCGCCTTCAGCGACACGGCGACGTGGACTCGCCCCGGGTGCTGGTGCGGAGGCAACAGAGTCGCTGGATGCGGAGGCGCCTCTGCTCCGGGACCTCGTCCTCGTTGTCCTCGGGGGACGGCGAGTATCGCGGGCCCTCGGAAAGCCTGTCTGCCGCCGGATCGGAGGAGGACACGCGAGCCTCGGATCGAGCGGAGAGGAACTCCGGCGTCACTCGCTCAGACCGGCGGGACCGGGTGGGGTCCGGGAGCCGGATCCCGAGGCCTATCGGAAGACCTCCCGGAAAAGCGCCCGCCGCTCAGTCTCCTCTGGTGTCGTCGTCTGCATCATGCTCCACTCCCAG GAAGCAAAGGAGTCAACCAAAGTCTGCAGCCAGATCGTCGTCTGCGTGCCCACGCACGGCCGGCGCTGCCTGCGTCCAGTCCGGCAGCCCTCGTGCGCCCCTGCCAGTCCTCTCGGGGTCCCGCCGCAGCCTTAGCTCGACCCACTGCAGGAACGACAGCCCGTCCCCTCTGAGAGGGCCGCCGCTGTCTGTTCGCGCCCCGACCGTGCCCGTGCTGCCGCCCAGGAATCTGGCGGCGGCCATGCGGCGCAGCGCCTCGCAAGAGCCGGCGTCGTCGGGTGGCGTCGCCTCCGCCAGGTGGTCCCGCTTCAAAACGTCAGTCAAAGGCAGCTCCAGGGAGAAGGCCCTGTCCGCTAGATAA